In the Bacillus sp. HSf4 genome, TCAGGATTCATTCGGTGGGCTGGAATATCATTTTGGGAACATTGTTTAGCAGAATGTCAGTTTCAATGAGCATTCCTTTCCTTTCTATATTACCTTACACAAGTCAAAGGTGTATCTCCAGCTTTGACCGGCATCATTGTATCGGTAAGTTCTCTGGCTGGGATTGTAATGAGCTTTTACGGAGGCTATTTATCGGATCTTTTTGGCAGAAAAATTGTGATGATAACATCTGTATTTTGTTGGGCATTTGTTTTTGTGAGCTTTGTTTTTGCGGATAGTGTACTTGCATTTTTTGTCATCAATGTGCTTAACGGGCTGTGCCAATCAATCTTTGAACCGGCATCTAGAGCCTTGTTATCAGATATAAGCAAAGAAGAAAACCGTTTGAAGATGTTTAATTTGCGATATACTGCGATCAATATAGGCGTGGTTTTTGGACCGCTTATAGGCCTTCGTCTGGGAGCCGCCAAAACGGCTCTCCCTTTTCTGATCGCAGGTCTTACATATTTTCTTTACGGTCTGTCCCTCATATTTTCATTTCGGAAATTTAACATAGGTGAGAATAACCGAAAAGAAGATAAAACGACGATTGCTACGGCTTTTCATGTGATAAGAAAAGACAAAGTGTTTCTTATCACATTATTTGGAGTGATTTTATCAATATCCGGATACGCACATTTTTCCACAACATTGCCCCAATATTTTGCCGCAAAAATGGAGGATGGGGTGACCGTATTTTCATGGCTTTTGGTTCTGAATGCAATTGTTGTTTTGCTCGTTCAATATCCGATTGTGAATACCATGAAAAAGTTTCCGCCGATTCATTCAATTATTCTGGGGAATATATTGATTAGTTTCAGTTTATTATTCTTTTCATTTTCAGTTAATCCAGTCATATGGGGTATTATCGTTATATTTTTCACAATAGGGGAAGTTTTGATTTTTTCAATGGTTGATATGTTGGTGGATGAAATTGCAAAACCAGGTTTAAAAGGAACATATTTTGGGGCAACAGGCTTTAACCGTTTAGGAAATGTGATTGGCCCATGGCTGGGCGGTTTTCTTCTTTCCTATTTTGGGGTGAACGGGTCTATTTATATATTCTTCATCTTGTTTGTAACGACAGCCTCGGGAATTCCAGCTTTATTTTTGGCCAAAAAGCATCTTGATCAGAGCAGACGTTCAAATGCCGATGTTACAGAATCACATAGAATGTAAAATGAAGTCTTTAAACATTGGTTTAAAGGCTTTTTTTCTTGGAACACCAAGAAAGTGGAAAATGAAATTGATTCTTCGTGAGACAGGAAGGATATTTTCACTGACGGCAAAGAGGTTACCATTTATCTTATTCGGATAAGACTCTGTTAATTTTAAAAGAATAGCTTTAAACCGTTTGGTAAACAGTCTAAAGCGCTTTTGGTCTGTTCTGGCTTTTTTTATGATAACAAGTACATCGGTAAGAATATGGAAAAATAGCGAACGAAGAGAATATTATTTGTATTAATGTTCGTTTTTTGTATTGTGTTCCGCGTTAGGTATTGTTACAATAGTATAGTAATTCAAAAAAGACTTGTCGTATAATCATGGGGATATGGCCCATAAGTTTCTACCAAGCTACCGTAAATAGCTTGACTACGCTTGTATACACTATTTTGTTCGTGAAAAATACATTTTTTCAGTATGAAATATGCCGTAGTCAAGCGTCCCGCCAATTGGGGCGTTTTTTGTTTAAATACAAAGCTTTATGAAACAATAAAAACGACAGAAAATCGAGAGGAGTATACCATTTTGAAGCGTTACTTTCAGTTTGAAGAATTGGGTACGAACTATCGGAGAGAAATGATTGGCGGACTCACCACATTTTTGTCCATGGCATATATTTTGATCGTCAATCCGCTCACACTTTCGCTGGCATCTGTGCAAGACTTTCCCGATGCTTTGCGAATGGATCAAAGCGCCGTTTTCACGGCTACGGCTGTTGCGGCGGCCATCGGCTGTTTTGTGATGGGGATATTAGCCAAATATCCGATTGCGCTTGCGCCGGGAATGGGGCTTAACGCGTTCTTTGCTTTTTCTGTTATTTTAACGATGCAGATTCCATGGCAGACGGCGCTGGCCGGTGTTATGGTTTCCGGTCTTATTTTCATCGTTCTTTCCCTGTCAGGGCTGAGGGAAAAAATCATCAACTCGATTCCGTATGAGCTGAAAATGGCCGTCGGGGCGGGAATCGGGCTGTTTATCGCTTTCGTTGGTCTGCAAGGTTCAAAAATTATCGTTGCCAATCCCGATACAGTGGTAGCTCTTGGAAATATTCATTCAGGCCCTGTTCTGCTGACTGTATTTGGCTTGGTCATTACCGTCATTTTAATGGTCCTCCGCGTCAATGGCGGGATTTTCTTCGGAATGCTGATCACAGCCGTTGTCGGCATGATGTTTGGCCTGATTGACGTGCCTGAGAAAATCGTTGGCGCTGTTCCGAGTCTTGCGCCGACATTTGGACAGGCTTTTATGCATCTTCCTGACGTTTTTTCGATCCAGATGCTCGTTGTTATTTTAACGTTTTTATTCGTCGACTTTTTTGATACTGCCGGTACATTGGTTGGTGTTGCCTCACAGGCCGGTTTGATGAAAGACAACAAGCTGCCGCGTGCAGGCCGGGCATTGCTTGCCGATTCGACTGCGACCGTTGCCGGAGCAATCCTCGGAACGTCGACAACGACGTCATATATCGAATCTAGCGCCGGGGTTGCTGCCGGGGCAAGATCCGGTTTCGCAGCGGTTGTCACGGGTGTGCTGTTTTTATTGTCGCTGTTCTTTTCACCGGTTCTCAGCGTCATCACTTCGAATGTGACAGCGCCCGCTTTAATCATCGTCGGTGTGCTGATGGTGGCGAATCTCAATAAAATTGAATGGAGCAGATTTGAAATTGCTGTTCCCGCCTTTTTAACGATGATCGCGATGCCGCTGACTTACAGCATCGCCACAGGGATCGCCATCGGATTTATTTTCTATCCGATCACGATGATCATGAAAGGCAAAGCGAAAGACATCCATCCGATTATGTACGGACTGTTTGTCGTGTTCATCTGTTACTTTATTTTCCTGAAATAAAAAGGAAGCGGAATAGCCCTCGTTTACACGGGGGCTTTTTTTATGTGGAAAAAAATGAAAAGTGGAACCTTTGATTCTTGTTTTTCGTCATATATAAAGGCGGCAGCACTTATGATAAGAATGGGTTTGGCTTGACTGTTTTAAACAGCTTATGTAATTTATATAAGTGCTTTTCATTGATGTAAAGCTTTTGAATAGATAGGAGTTGCTTATATGATTGAAGAACAGCATAAAAGAAATGAAGAAGATATAGAACAAGAACCCGCATCACGGATGTCGAGAAATGCGCGGAAGACGAGGAAAAGCAAGGAGCCAAATCCATCGGCGTCAAAAGCCAAAAGGATTCTCCAAAGCGTCATTGCTGCTTTGTTCCGCTATTTCAGCTTTGTGCTTGATGTCTTGAAATCTCCTGTACGTGCAGCAGATGAGCATGACCGGACTTATTTTAAATATTCCGTTATTTCGATGATGCTTTTGGCTGTCTTCTTTTCCCTCGGAAACTTTTATCAGCTTCTGGCGGGCAGGGGCAGGGTTCTCGGCTTCGGTGTGAATGTGCCGTTTTTTGAAGTGTTTTTTGTTGTTTTCCTATACTGCATGATCTTCATGTTCTGGGTGGTCGCGGCCATCTGGGCTGCAGCAAGGTTTATGATGAGGGTTAACATCTCTTTTTATGAAACGGCGGCGAAATTCGGTTCTCTTTTAGTACCGTTTATCATACCCGCGGCTTTCTGGATGATTTTTGCGATCATCAATTTTACAACGATGACGGTGATTTTGTCGATTTTGATGTTTTTGGGGCTGACATTCGGCGCATTTGTGCTGATTCAATCGGTTTATGAAAAAAGCGATAAAAAGCGGGCGGATTTGATGTACTGCGTCTTCGCGGTTTTGCTGATTGAATTGGTATTTGTCGGCGCAACATGGAAATTCATGGCCGGCTATTTGCTGTCATCGCTTATTCCGGTTTAATCGACTAAAGCTGGTTCCTATGGAACCGGCTTTTTTTTATGGTGATCACAGTTCACTGAACCCATATGACCGGGCGATTGCGTGCGCCTTTTTATCGGCGGAAAAGATTTGAATCGGCTTGATTAAGGGTAAACTGAATCGTATGCGGGCCGGCTTTTGCGATTGTCGAAAAATTTTGTGGTGAAGCAGGGCCATTACAGGATTGTATACGCTGAATTTCTCTAGTAGAATATGATTGCTTTCGATCTAAAGGAGGGATTGCAAATGCTTCACACGGCATTTATACACGCTGTGAGTATGGTTGGCATTATTCTGGTTATCAATATTATATATGTAACATTTTTAACCCTTCGAATGATACTGACACTAAAAGGTCAGCGGTATCTGGCCGCTTTTATCGGGACAATTGAAATGCTGGTTTATGTCGTCGGGCTTGGACTGGTTTTAGATAATCTAAATCAAATCCAAAACGTGATCGCTTATGCAGTCGGATTCGGGATAGGCATCATCGTCGGCACAAAAATTGAAGAAAAGCTCGCATTGGGCTATATTACAGTCAATGCGATTACGAAAGAGCTCGATCTTGATCTTCCGAAACAGCTTCGGGAAAAAGGCTACGGCGTCACCCACTGGGTCGTCGGCGGACTTGAAGGAGACAGAACGGCGATGCAAATTTTGACGCCGAGAAAGTATGAGCTGCAATTGTACGAAACCATCAAATCAATCGACTCGAAGGCGTTTATCATTTCCTATGAACCGAAAACGATACACGGCGGCTTCTGGGTCAAAGCCGTAAAGAAAAGGAGAATTAAAGAGTGATGACAAAGCCGAAGAAAAAACGCTTTGAAGTGGCGGAAGGGGAAACGATCGACACCGTGTTGAACCGGATGCAGCAAGAAGGCTACACACCGGTTCGCCGGATGGAGGAACCGGTATTCAAAGAAAAGAAAGAAAATGGAACGATTCAGGCCGTTCCGTGCGGAAGAAAAATTATATTTGAAGGGAAATTACTCTAAACCCGAACATTAAAACAACAAAATATACTATCGTTCGATAATGTCGTTGACATTATAACAGTCCGTTGTTAAGATAAACATGACATGAAAACACGAACCTCATATAATCTTGGGAATATGGCCCATAAGTCTCTACCCGATGACCGTAAATCATCGGACTATGCAGGAAAGTGGACAATAAACTGACATGGAAAACGCGGAGAAGCGGACTAACTGACGATACACGCGCCATGCCCGGTTTGTGTTGCTTCCTACAAATGCAATACATGCCGGGCTTTTTGTTTGCAAAAAAGACAGCTAA is a window encoding:
- a CDS encoding NCS2 family permease; protein product: MKRYFQFEELGTNYRREMIGGLTTFLSMAYILIVNPLTLSLASVQDFPDALRMDQSAVFTATAVAAAIGCFVMGILAKYPIALAPGMGLNAFFAFSVILTMQIPWQTALAGVMVSGLIFIVLSLSGLREKIINSIPYELKMAVGAGIGLFIAFVGLQGSKIIVANPDTVVALGNIHSGPVLLTVFGLVITVILMVLRVNGGIFFGMLITAVVGMMFGLIDVPEKIVGAVPSLAPTFGQAFMHLPDVFSIQMLVVILTFLFVDFFDTAGTLVGVASQAGLMKDNKLPRAGRALLADSTATVAGAILGTSTTTSYIESSAGVAAGARSGFAAVVTGVLFLLSLFFSPVLSVITSNVTAPALIIVGVLMVANLNKIEWSRFEIAVPAFLTMIAMPLTYSIATGIAIGFIFYPITMIMKGKAKDIHPIMYGLFVVFICYFIFLK
- a CDS encoding NETI motif-containing protein, coding for MTKPKKKRFEVAEGETIDTVLNRMQQEGYTPVRRMEEPVFKEKKENGTIQAVPCGRKIIFEGKLL
- a CDS encoding MFS transporter codes for the protein MTGIIVSVSSLAGIVMSFYGGYLSDLFGRKIVMITSVFCWAFVFVSFVFADSVLAFFVINVLNGLCQSIFEPASRALLSDISKEENRLKMFNLRYTAINIGVVFGPLIGLRLGAAKTALPFLIAGLTYFLYGLSLIFSFRKFNIGENNRKEDKTTIATAFHVIRKDKVFLITLFGVILSISGYAHFSTTLPQYFAAKMEDGVTVFSWLLVLNAIVVLLVQYPIVNTMKKFPPIHSIILGNILISFSLLFFSFSVNPVIWGIIVIFFTIGEVLIFSMVDMLVDEIAKPGLKGTYFGATGFNRLGNVIGPWLGGFLLSYFGVNGSIYIFFILFVTTASGIPALFLAKKHLDQSRRSNADVTESHRM
- a CDS encoding DUF5698 domain-containing protein: MLHTAFIHAVSMVGIILVINIIYVTFLTLRMILTLKGQRYLAAFIGTIEMLVYVVGLGLVLDNLNQIQNVIAYAVGFGIGIIVGTKIEEKLALGYITVNAITKELDLDLPKQLREKGYGVTHWVVGGLEGDRTAMQILTPRKYELQLYETIKSIDSKAFIISYEPKTIHGGFWVKAVKKRRIKE